A region from the Nonlabens sp. YIK11 genome encodes:
- a CDS encoding DMT family transporter produces MTKRQIALVCATLVALFYAINFSSAKEVTPEHIGPFGLTWYRVVFTCAIFWTISLFAGPKEKVPFKELPLIALAAFCGVGFNMVTFMWGLSLTTPITASVLMVTTPIIVAVLSAIFLKEHLHFWKVLGIGLGFSGAAFLIFLSSTPNQVAADPFLGNVLIFLNALSYSFYILLAKKLTKKYHVFTLMKWLYLFGVLFITPFGIQQGLGFDVSNASSHVILNIAYVVIFATFGTYMLNIIAIRTLKPSVVAVFVYLQPLLAALIAVALGTDELTWVKAAAGAVIFLGVYLAGKKSKRELSEKLLSDSN; encoded by the coding sequence ATGACTAAACGCCAGATAGCGCTCGTTTGCGCCACACTTGTCGCGTTATTCTATGCGATCAATTTTTCATCTGCAAAAGAAGTCACGCCAGAACATATAGGTCCGTTTGGATTGACTTGGTATCGGGTGGTTTTTACCTGCGCGATATTCTGGACCATATCTTTATTTGCCGGGCCCAAAGAAAAAGTGCCTTTTAAGGAATTGCCTCTTATAGCATTAGCTGCGTTTTGTGGTGTAGGGTTCAACATGGTGACCTTTATGTGGGGTCTATCATTAACCACGCCCATAACTGCATCTGTATTAATGGTCACTACTCCTATCATTGTAGCAGTATTGAGCGCCATTTTTCTCAAAGAACATCTACACTTCTGGAAGGTATTGGGAATAGGACTCGGTTTTAGTGGTGCTGCATTTTTAATCTTTCTTTCCTCAACACCCAATCAGGTTGCGGCAGATCCCTTTTTAGGGAATGTTCTTATTTTCTTGAATGCACTGTCCTATTCATTCTATATTTTACTAGCCAAAAAACTCACCAAAAAATACCACGTATTCACACTTATGAAATGGCTGTATCTGTTTGGCGTGTTATTCATCACACCATTTGGGATCCAGCAAGGTTTAGGTTTTGATGTTTCTAATGCCTCGAGTCATGTGATTCTCAATATTGCCTATGTGGTCATCTTTGCGACCTTTGGTACGTATATGCTCAACATTATTGCCATACGCACTCTCAAGCCTAGTGTTGTTGCGGTATTTGTGTATTTGCAGCCGTTACTTGCGGCACTTATAGCAGTAGCATTGGGAACTGATGAGCTTACTTGGGTGAAAGCTGCAGCTGGTGCGGTAATATTTCTGGGTGTGTATCTGGCGGGAAAGAAATCCAAAAGAGAATTGTCTGAAAAACTATTAAGCGATTCAAACTAG
- a CDS encoding MATE family efflux transporter, whose product MATPNLSQEKSALLGTESIPSLLVKQAVPASIGILVMSLNILVDTIFVGNWIGSVAIAAINVVLPVSFFIAALGMAIGIGGASIISRTLGADDRAKAKRTFGNQLSLTIVITTVLVILGLFFINDLVPAFGGKGDIFEPAKIYYRIVLYGVPILALCMMGNNVIRAEGAPKHAMIAMMIPSVGNLLLDYILINRLDMGMEGAAWATTVSYGLCFMYIAWFFLSGRSELMPSLKQLLPDWMILKEIGGLGFVTLGRQATTSVLYLILNNILFELGGEDSVSAFGIIGRLMMFAIFPVLGITQGFLPIAGYNYGARQWKRVRAVIYTSIKYACILGVLIFVLLFVFASEIAGVFIDNQAVIDQTTVAIRTVFFAVPIIAIQLIGAAYYQAIGKALPAFLLTTLRTGIILIPLLLLLSHYYGIDGVWISFPIADISSTIITAYFLWKAMQKLYEAPEKDMSMGKEEV is encoded by the coding sequence TTGGCCACACCCAATCTATCCCAAGAAAAAAGCGCCCTTTTAGGAACCGAATCGATTCCTAGTTTGTTGGTCAAGCAAGCCGTGCCGGCCTCGATTGGTATTCTGGTAATGTCCCTTAATATTTTAGTGGATACCATTTTTGTAGGCAATTGGATAGGATCTGTAGCCATCGCAGCCATCAATGTGGTTTTGCCCGTATCGTTTTTTATTGCCGCCTTAGGTATGGCAATAGGAATAGGCGGCGCGAGTATTATCTCTCGAACATTAGGTGCTGATGATCGTGCTAAGGCCAAGCGCACTTTTGGTAATCAGCTATCATTGACGATTGTTATCACGACAGTGCTGGTGATTTTGGGGCTGTTTTTTATCAATGATCTGGTTCCGGCATTTGGCGGGAAAGGAGATATTTTTGAACCTGCCAAAATCTACTATCGCATTGTTCTTTATGGGGTTCCCATTCTCGCGTTGTGCATGATGGGCAATAACGTTATACGCGCCGAAGGCGCTCCAAAACACGCCATGATCGCCATGATGATTCCATCTGTCGGGAATTTGCTGTTGGATTATATATTGATCAACAGGCTGGATATGGGCATGGAAGGTGCGGCATGGGCTACCACGGTAAGTTACGGTCTATGTTTTATGTATATCGCCTGGTTCTTTCTATCTGGTCGCAGCGAGTTGATGCCTTCTTTAAAACAACTTTTACCTGACTGGATGATTCTTAAGGAAATAGGTGGTCTAGGTTTTGTCACTTTAGGCAGACAGGCAACCACCAGTGTTTTGTACCTCATTTTGAACAACATTCTGTTTGAACTGGGCGGCGAGGACAGCGTATCGGCCTTTGGGATCATAGGTCGTTTGATGATGTTTGCCATCTTTCCAGTGCTGGGAATCACGCAGGGTTTCCTACCTATAGCAGGCTATAATTACGGGGCACGGCAATGGAAACGCGTGCGTGCCGTGATTTACACGTCTATAAAATATGCCTGCATTTTAGGGGTGTTGATTTTTGTGCTGCTATTTGTTTTTGCCAGTGAAATTGCTGGAGTTTTTATCGATAACCAGGCAGTTATTGATCAAACCACAGTAGCGATACGCACCGTGTTTTTTGCGGTTCCCATCATTGCGATCCAGCTCATAGGCGCTGCTTATTACCAGGCGATAGGTAAAGCCTTGCCAGCATTTTTACTCACCACACTGCGTACGGGAATTATCTTGATACCTTTATTGCTATTGCTCAGTCATTATTATGGGATTGACGGCGTGTGGATCAGTTTTCCCATTGCAGATATTTCCAGCACGATCATTACCGCTTACTTTTTATGGAAGGCGATGCAAAAATTGTACGAGGCTCCAGAGAAAGATATGTCTATGGGTAAGGAAGAGGTTTAA
- a CDS encoding acyl-CoA thioesterase has protein sequence MYTKKFDVRWSDLDANRHMANSAYQNFMSHTRMAYLIENGFGQQQMQEYQTGPVIFNENIYYFKEIHQGQPITVSCELTGMSEDGSLFSFRHNFYDHKGKNLARGLMTGAWMNLKERRITALHEDLYKMIDHLPKSDDFKEIHLKETRSHGQLPEDLGNQ, from the coding sequence ATGTATACCAAAAAATTTGACGTACGCTGGAGTGATCTGGATGCAAACCGTCATATGGCAAACAGTGCCTATCAAAATTTTATGAGCCATACCCGTATGGCGTATTTGATAGAGAATGGTTTTGGTCAACAGCAAATGCAGGAATATCAAACTGGGCCTGTCATTTTTAACGAAAACATATATTATTTCAAGGAAATTCACCAGGGTCAACCCATAACTGTAAGTTGTGAGCTAACTGGGATGAGTGAAGATGGTAGTTTGTTTAGCTTTAGACATAATTTTTATGATCACAAAGGGAAGAATCTCGCTCGCGGATTGATGACTGGTGCCTGGATGAATCTTAAGGAACGCCGCATCACAGCGCTGCATGAAGATCTTTATAAGATGATTGATCATTTACCTAAATCTGACGATTTTAAAGAAATTCACCTTAAAGAAACCAGGTCTCACGGTCAATTGCCAGAAGACCTAGGTAATCAATAG
- a CDS encoding dienelactone hydrolase family protein has protein sequence MKNKSELQGIQIPYEYKDQKYVGYLSLPDDAVAPKPGVMVCPEFWGMTDYIKWRADEYAALGYAALVVDFYGNGMVAKDAEEATKLSEKVKKDPDHAVALFQAAMDAFHRESIVDAGNTAAVGYCFGGAMALSMANAGLPLKAVMAFHSKVELPIMPNEKLAAKIVVANGADDPFVSEESIEAWTNAMDAIDVNYEYVTYPEVKHAYTNKNANAKAEKYDLPLDYDAEADKDSWNRVQDLLAEVFSKD, from the coding sequence ATGAAAAATAAAAGCGAGCTTCAAGGAATTCAAATACCCTATGAATATAAGGACCAGAAATATGTAGGATACCTTTCCCTACCAGATGATGCCGTCGCACCCAAACCAGGTGTAATGGTATGTCCAGAATTTTGGGGAATGACAGATTACATCAAATGGCGAGCAGATGAATATGCCGCTCTAGGTTATGCTGCTCTTGTCGTTGACTTTTATGGTAATGGCATGGTCGCAAAAGATGCCGAGGAAGCTACAAAGCTTTCAGAAAAAGTAAAAAAAGATCCAGATCACGCAGTGGCTCTATTTCAAGCAGCCATGGATGCTTTCCATAGGGAATCCATAGTAGATGCAGGAAACACGGCTGCTGTAGGCTACTGTTTTGGAGGTGCGATGGCATTAAGCATGGCAAATGCAGGATTACCACTTAAAGCTGTGATGGCCTTTCATTCCAAAGTCGAGCTTCCCATCATGCCTAACGAGAAGCTTGCCGCAAAAATCGTCGTTGCAAACGGCGCAGACGATCCTTTTGTATCAGAAGAAAGTATTGAGGCCTGGACAAATGCCATGGATGCCATCGACGTGAACTATGAATATGTCACCTATCCTGAAGTCAAACATGCCTACACCAACAAAAACGCTAATGCCAAGGCTGAGAAATATGACCTGCCGCTAGATTATGATGCAGAAGCAGATAAAGATTCCTGGAACCGCGTTCAAGACCTATTAGCCGAGGTGTTTTCTAAGGATTAA